The Vibrio metoecus sequence ACCATCATTAACTCAATGCTACTGCCTTTTGCTGTTGCACGTAAAATGTTCAGCGGACCAAACTCTAGAGGCAGTTCAGTCGAGAGTAAGCTAGCTCGATTTCCCGCTAATAACTCTAGGTTGCGCTCTTTCTCAGCTAAGCCAGAGCTGCAGCCGACGAGAAGAAGAGTCGATGCGATCAAACTGCTCAGGACAATATTTTTCATATCAGAATACTTTTTTGAAAGGTTTAACAATCACATTAGCGTATACGCCAGCTGCCACATAGGGGTCAGCATTAGCCCATGCTTGTGCTTCAGTCAGTGATGCAAAATCGGCAATCACAGTAGAGCCAGTGAAACCTGCTTGCCCCGGATTATCCGAATCAATGGCTGGCATGGGGCCTGCAGTGAGCAGACGACCTGCATCTTGCAGCTGTTGTAAACGCTCAAGATGCTTTGGGCGTACGCTAAGGCGCTTTTCTAAAGAATTTTCTACATCCTGCGCAAAAATGACATACCACATACATTTCCTTCCTTATCTACTGACTATAACCCTGCCAACTTACCGCCTACCAATCACATCAAGACGTTTCGGTATAAACGCAAAGTCAATACTCTACGCAAGTCAGTGGTGAAACACAGCTTATCAAGATGATTTCTGTGATCCGTTGCTTAGGCTTATCGCTCTTGGGCGGCCATTGGTGTCAATCGCGACGTAGTTAAAGGTTGCTTCACAGACTTGGAAACGATCACCCACACCATCTTCTTTAACCGGTTTCACCCAGACTTCGAGATTGACTGACATCGAGGTTCGGCCGATTTTAGTACATTCGCCGTAACAGCATACGACATCACCGACTTTGACCGGTTTTTTAAATGTGATACTTGAGACCGAAACGGTCACGATCCGTCCACAGGAGATCTCTTTGGCAAGGATGCCACCGGCTAAGTCGAGCTGAGACATGATCCAGCCACCAAAAATATCACCATTGGCGTTAGTGTCGGCAGGCATTGCCAGCGTGCGCAGCAGAAGCTGGCCTTTCGGAGAATTCACAATTTGACTCATTTGGTTATCCACAGCAAACGAAACAGCGACCGGATACGGTCGCTGTGGATGAGGGGCGGATTATAACCACAAATCAGTCAATGGATCACCCCTTTGCAACCAGTGGAATTTACTGGTTTTTCTCTTTTTGCTCTTTAGGAAGGTGTTTATAGATGTATCCGCCAGTCAGTAGCGTAAAGACTAACGTCGCAGCAAGCAGGCCAAAGACTTTAAAGTTGACCCACACATCGAGAGGGAGGTGGTAAGCAATGTATAGGTTGAGTGCAGCGCAGAGGCTGAAAAAACCAACCCACGCCCATGTGATGGTAGACCATGCTGTTTCAGGTAGCGTCAGCTCTTTGCCCAACATACTTTTGACGGCGGATTTGCCCATGAGATGGCTCACCGTGAGGCCCAGCGCGAACACCACGTAGACAATGGTGACTTTCCACTTGATGAAGTTGTCATCATGCAGTGCGAGCGTCATTCCACCAAACAGGGCGACCATCACAAATGTGATGAGCTGCATTTTTTCTACTTTCTTATAGATGGCGTAAGTGACGATCACTTGTACAGCCGTCGCGGCAATCAAAGCGCCCGTGGCAACGTAAATATCGTAGAACTTGTATAAGGCGAAAAAGATGATGAGCGGGATAAAGTCGAGCAGTTGTTTCATTTTGGGTACGTCCAGTCAAATGATTGGCGACAGTCTAACGAAAGTCGCCTCAGAGCTGAATAGCCAATCCGCATTCGACATAAATTAACTAAGTTTGCAGTGTTACTGTGAGATAGGTTGATCGCAATTTAGGTCAACAGTTGGGTAAAGTCATCGGCCGGAATCGCTTTGCCATACAGATAGCCTTGAGCAAAAGTACACCCCTCGGTGCGCACGAAATCGGCTTGATAATCTTTTTCCACGCCCTCCGCAATGACCGCCATGTTGAGCTTATGCGCCATCGCAATAATCGCACGGGTTAGCTCACGGTTTTGCTCGTTGTATTCCAACTGATTAATAAAGCTACGATCAATTTTTAAGGTATCAAATGAGTATTTCTGTAAGTAACTTAATGAGGAGTAACCCGTTCCGAAGTCGTCCAGTGAAATGCTGATGCCTTGTTGGCGAAGTTGGGCTAAAGCACTTTGCGCGTAATGTTCATCTTGTAACAAAATGCCTTCTGTCAGTTCGAGTTCAATGGTACCAGGAGGGAGTTGATAGAGCGTCATCATGTCTTTGAGGTATTCGACAAATCGTTGCTCACGAAATTGAATTGGAGAAATGTTAATGGCAATTTTGAACGGCGATGTGGTTAATTTATACCATTCTGCGGCTTTTCTAAGGGCTTGATGAAGAACGAAATAGCCAATCTCAATAATTTGTCCATTACTTTCCGCTAACGGAATGAATCGATCGGGCGTGATATTCCCCAATTGTGGGTTATGCCAACGCAATAAGGCTTCGGCTCCAATCACTTTTCCGTTCTGCTTTAAGTCGACGATAGGTTGGAAATGAACGGCGAGTTCACCAAGACGTAAAGCGTGCAGCAGATGTGACTCAAGTTGTAAGCGTTCTTCGGTGGCTTTTTGTGCCGCCAAATTAAAGAAGGAAATGGGTATACCCTCTTTTTTAGCCCAACTCATGGCTGAGCTTGCTCGCTGAATGAAACTGAGCGAATCGGTTGCATCCATTGGGGCGAGTGTTACGCCTAAATGGCATTGTAGAGTAATGTTCAAGTTGTTGGTGTTAAAAGGCATAGTGCATGCTTGAACAACCCGATTGATCACTTTTTTGGTTTCGTTTTGGCTACGCTTATGCCGCGCAGTCAGAACGAATTCTGAGCCGACGATCCGAGCTAATAGCCAGTTTTCTGGCAAATTGTGGCTTAAGCGTTGGCAGAGTGCGGATAGAATTTGGTCACCGACTTGGTAGCCATAACTGTCGTTCACCGATTTAAAGTTACGCAGACTAAAGTAAATCAGTGTGATCTGCTGGTCATCTGCGATATTGAGAAGTTGAGGTTGTAAACGCTCCGTAAGGGTAACTCGATTGGGCAGTTTGGTGAGTGGATCGAAATGACGATGGAATTCGACGAAATCTTCCGCAACCGTGCGTTGTTCAATCTCTTTGAGCAATTTTGTACTGAGATCGGCTAACGTTTGGGTACGTTCTGCGACTTTCATTTCCAGTTCTTGATTGAGTTTTCGTAACTCGGCTTTGTGGTACAAGGTTTCGAGCTGCCCTTCAACCGCTGATTGAAAGCGTGACAGTAATGAATGGACGCGATCATCAAAATGCCGCTCTTGGTTATCCAAGATACAAATGGTGCCAAATGGGGTGTCATCAGGCCAAAATACAGGTAATCCGCAGTAACAGATCATCCCCAATTTGATATCGGGATTGTTTTCCCAGTCAGGATCGGCAAGGGCGTTGGGTACATCCAACATGCGTTTTTCTTTAATGACGGTTTCACAATAGAGACCGTGACCAAGAGAATCCTTTGCTTTGGGTTTATAGGGATTACCCGCAGTTCGGCTACTGGTGAAAACCTCGATATCACTTTCATGGATACGCATGATGAGCGATGCTGGGCATTGCGTGATCTCCGCAATCAGATCGACGATCTCTTGCCAAGAATCCAGCATGCTTGGTGGAACAATGATTTGTTGAGTATCGATAGGGGGCATGGTTTGTTCAACCTTATGGGTGACCTAATCAGTGCTGACGTGATTAATAGTAATAATGATAGTTATCAGTATAGATGACGAATCATAGCGCACTGCAAGGTATTGAGCAAAAATGCGTCAATACCTTCGAGTTTGGTCATACACCCTTAAGTTTGAACCGTGGAGTGAGCAGTATGTTCCTTGTGGTTAACGTAAAGGGTGGGCGTTGAAATCGACTAAGTAACCTTCATTCTTTAAGGCTTGCAAAGTGGACGTTAACTCATCATCCGACATGGTTAAGCAACTGGATTTCCCCGTCATGCCATACAAAGTTTGTTGATAGTCGAGCGCGGAGTAGTAACCCATACGATCCTCAAGTAGTTCACGCATACCCATATGAATCAGGTCATAGCAGTGATGACGTTGCAATTCCATAATCAGACTCCTTTCTTGCTATTCGGAAAACGGAGGTCACTCCAAGATTGATAGTAAGCAAATGCGATGCCAACTCATCGCATTTATGGGGTAAATTTAAATGACAATAGGGTTTGATACGCCAGCGTAACGGGCTCTGGAATCGGCTGCTCGATTTGAAACCCAAGAACAGGATAGTCACGAATACGTTCAAAATCACCTAACATGGCGTTGAGCACAAAATCGCTCGTGAGTTCGGAGGTTAAGTAGTCAAAAAAACCACCACCAGGAGAGGTAACTTGCACGCTCTCTACCTTTTCTGGCCATTGTTGCAGGAATGTAGCGTAAGCCCTGCGCTCCATATAAGGCTTTTGTAGCAACAAAATACGTTGTGCCGGATGAGCTTGCTGGGTTAACACTTGATGGCTGAAAAGCATGTTCTCGCCACTGTTGGTGGACTGTGTTTCAAGCAATAAAGCTTCTTCTGGTACGCCTGCTTCCTTGGCGATAGCCGCAAAGGTTTCGGCTTCAGTTTGTTGGAATACGCCTTGCGTAAAGCGACCAAATCCACCGGAGAAAAGCACACGAGGGGCAAGGCCTTGGTGGTAGAGTTTTGCCGCATGTTCTGCCACGCGAAGATCATTGCTGCCCAAAACCAAGATAACATCGGCAGGCTTAGGTTGTTGATGAAGTTGCAAATAATCCCACAGCGTTTCGATGTGTTGATACAAGTGTTTACTCATAACCTTGCACTGCCTCTAATGTATGAGTGAAGTGGAAGTGATAGCCCGCTGCCAATAATTTGTCACACAAGATAAGTTTATCGGCTTTATCCGTGATTGTGGGAAGAGGAAGCGAACTGCCAATCGCTTGAAGTGCCGCTTGATAGAATTCCGCTTTGCTGACCGTTGTTGGTGTTGTTGCATTAATAATCGTGCGTGGCAGTTGTTGTAGCGCAAAATGCACAATACCAATCGCATCGGAAAGATGCAGCATATTGGCGGGCGCAAGCCGGCTGACGTTTGGCATTTTGCTAACAAAGCGGGCAGGGTGTCGATGAGGGCCAATCAGCCCACTGCATCGCACAATCGTGTAATCCAATCCTGAAGTGACAACGTGTTGCTCAGCTTTGAGTAGAATGCGCGCTTTAATATCAAATGCGGCGTTATCCAGCGCGAGTGCTAAAGAGGCATCTTTCTCATTCATCGGTTTGGCAATGTCAGGATAAACAGAGGTTGAGCTGATCATGATGATTTTTTGAACATGGGCTTGTTTAGCTTGCCACACTAGCGTCTGCCAATGCTTGGCATAATCTTCTCCATAGCCTTGTCTAAAGCCGGGAGGGAAGCAGCCAATCACGATATCGCACTCTCTGTCGCGCAACGCTTGGCTCAAACCATCCGGTTTATCTAATTGACAGAGAAAACTGTCGATGCCTTGTTGCTGTGTCGTTTCAACACCCTGTGTGGTAGTGCGTGTGGCGTATACGGTATGACCTTGTTGCTTAAGCCATTGTGCGAGCGGTAAACCTAACCAGCCAGCCCCAATCACGGCTACTCGTTGCATGATCTTTCCTTTAATCTTTTCGAGTGTTTAACACTGGTTACCGTAACACAGGTTTATAAAGGGTAGAAAGGCAATGAGCGCTGTACAGCGCTCATTGTAAGGAAAGTTAGGCGTTTAATACGCGCAAGACACGATCCGCGTGCTCTGCGATTTCGATGCCTTCATCAGTGAGGTAACCGCCATCGGGTTGTGTACATAATCCTTTGTTATACAAGCGGG is a genomic window containing:
- a CDS encoding GspS/AspS pilotin family protein yields the protein MKNIVLSSLIASTLLLVGCSSGLAEKERNLELLAGNRASLLSTELPLEFGPLNILRATAKGSSIELMMVYNADAKNAKPTEQVLQSALKTFCTNKDIAANLDVGISYRIQMRNTRGQLMVDQLVTKETCTKG
- a CDS encoding YciI family protein is translated as MWYVIFAQDVENSLEKRLSVRPKHLERLQQLQDAGRLLTAGPMPAIDSDNPGQAGFTGSTVIADFASLTEAQAWANADPYVAAGVYANVIVKPFKKVF
- the yciA gene encoding acyl-CoA thioester hydrolase YciA, which codes for MSQIVNSPKGQLLLRTLAMPADTNANGDIFGGWIMSQLDLAGGILAKEISCGRIVTVSVSSITFKKPVKVGDVVCCYGECTKIGRTSMSVNLEVWVKPVKEDGVGDRFQVCEATFNYVAIDTNGRPRAISLSNGSQKSS
- a CDS encoding septation protein A: MKQLLDFIPLIIFFALYKFYDIYVATGALIAATAVQVIVTYAIYKKVEKMQLITFVMVALFGGMTLALHDDNFIKWKVTIVYVVFALGLTVSHLMGKSAVKSMLGKELTLPETAWSTITWAWVGFFSLCAALNLYIAYHLPLDVWVNFKVFGLLAATLVFTLLTGGYIYKHLPKEQKEKNQ
- a CDS encoding sensor domain-containing phosphodiesterase; this translates as MPPIDTQQIIVPPSMLDSWQEIVDLIAEITQCPASLIMRIHESDIEVFTSSRTAGNPYKPKAKDSLGHGLYCETVIKEKRMLDVPNALADPDWENNPDIKLGMICYCGLPVFWPDDTPFGTICILDNQERHFDDRVHSLLSRFQSAVEGQLETLYHKAELRKLNQELEMKVAERTQTLADLSTKLLKEIEQRTVAEDFVEFHRHFDPLTKLPNRVTLTERLQPQLLNIADDQQITLIYFSLRNFKSVNDSYGYQVGDQILSALCQRLSHNLPENWLLARIVGSEFVLTARHKRSQNETKKVINRVVQACTMPFNTNNLNITLQCHLGVTLAPMDATDSLSFIQRASSAMSWAKKEGIPISFFNLAAQKATEERLQLESHLLHALRLGELAVHFQPIVDLKQNGKVIGAEALLRWHNPQLGNITPDRFIPLAESNGQIIEIGYFVLHQALRKAAEWYKLTTSPFKIAINISPIQFREQRFVEYLKDMMTLYQLPPGTIELELTEGILLQDEHYAQSALAQLRQQGISISLDDFGTGYSSLSYLQKYSFDTLKIDRSFINQLEYNEQNRELTRAIIAMAHKLNMAVIAEGVEKDYQADFVRTEGCTFAQGYLYGKAIPADDFTQLLT
- a CDS encoding YdcF family protein; this translates as MSKHLYQHIETLWDYLQLHQQPKPADVILVLGSNDLRVAEHAAKLYHQGLAPRVLFSGGFGRFTQGVFQQTEAETFAAIAKEAGVPEEALLLETQSTNSGENMLFSHQVLTQQAHPAQRILLLQKPYMERRAYATFLQQWPEKVESVQVTSPGGGFFDYLTSELTSDFVLNAMLGDFERIRDYPVLGFQIEQPIPEPVTLAYQTLLSFKFTP
- a CDS encoding NAD(P)H-binding protein produces the protein MQRVAVIGAGWLGLPLAQWLKQQGHTVYATRTTTQGVETTQQQGIDSFLCQLDKPDGLSQALRDRECDIVIGCFPPGFRQGYGEDYAKHWQTLVWQAKQAHVQKIIMISSTSVYPDIAKPMNEKDASLALALDNAAFDIKARILLKAEQHVVTSGLDYTIVRCSGLIGPHRHPARFVSKMPNVSRLAPANMLHLSDAIGIVHFALQQLPRTIINATTPTTVSKAEFYQAALQAIGSSLPLPTITDKADKLILCDKLLAAGYHFHFTHTLEAVQGYE